AGGGTTTCGAATACCGTTAAGCATGAATACACCATCTGCCACTCAACTTCAACAGCAGAATCAGCTGCTTCGTCATCACTTTCAGATTCATCATCGGACCTTTTGGCGGCATTTAACGTCTTTATAATTCTTTCTGCTACTTGATTGTCCAAGGCTTCATTGAAAGGAAAATCCAGTGTACTGAGAATTACTTTGTACACGTTTAATCCACACCTAACCAGCAGTGgctttttattttggttCAGCCATGAACTCGTATACTTTTTAACAAACTCCATATCCATATCACTCTCGTGTAACCTTTTAAAAAGAACGCCTAGAATTTCTGTTGCACTCTCCCTACAACTTGGATTGTCATCTGTAATTGAAACATTTGCCagggaaataaaaaaggaGGTTGCTAGTCTACCCAATAGTTCTTTTGAAGCCTTTTTAACGATAGTTAAAATTAGTTCCATGACAGACAATCTACCTGCATATGCTGGATAtttcaagttgttgatgattaGCTTGAACTGTTTTTCCAACCGACCTCTACTTTGATCGTACTCCATTAAAAAGGTGTAAAACACACTTCTTGCAACTTGCCTAATTTCAGATGTGGTACTAGTGACCATCAATTTAGAGACAACATCCATACAGTCATAAACTTCTGGAATCATTATACGTTTGAAAAGAATGCTTTTTAAGAAACCAAACGCTGTTGCTTGTCTCTCAGGAGAATCCAAATCAGGTTCAACTTTTTTGAGAATATAACTGATTGCTGTGTCTCTTAGttccaaatcatttttGAAACGAATAACATTAGACAAGAACTTCAAGCAAAATTGGCATATGTCATTATTCGTGCTAGGCATATCTTGCAGGATTTTCAAAACGTCGTTAGCAGCATCAGtgaatttggaatcaaCATCTGGAGAGAATTCCAATCTTACAAGCATCGTCATAACTTTCAATGACGAAATCACAACCCCTTCACTTTCAGAAGAAAGACTTTCTTGGAGTTGAGGAACAAATGGCGCCAGATAAGCAGCTTTGAAAAGGCTCTCATGCTTGGAAATTGCAGTTCTCAACAAGTCAAATGCAAATTGCTTCAAGGTAGTAATGTATAAGGAGTATTCCATCTGTGTTTTTTGCGGTCTGGCATCAAGTTGAACCAAAAATCTAGAAGTTTTTTCATCGACATCAGTCTcttttttgtgttttctgGATTCTATGATATCATTTGCTTGAATGTAGATTTCATTGCATAATACCAAAATATCAGTCGAGGAACCTTCTTCATTTCTATTTAGACCATGTGAgaatcttttcatcaattgctCTAACTTTGTTTGCGATTTTAACGATAGCCTTTCATTAAGGAGGTACTTGACGGGAGTCAATAAATAATTAAagtctttcaaaaatatattgGCAGAAATAAGTTCTCCCGTGTCAAAACTTTTGTTATGTTTGATCTCCTTTGCTTTATTACTATAACCTGAtgcttctttttcttctgaagCTTCtccaaaaatatcattcaTTATGGAAGCCATAATCATTTCGACCGAATCACCTAAGGAGCCATGTACTAGGTATGGGCTCATGATAGTAAGGATGTGATGAATAGTGAAACTTAAAATATGGATTTGTGGACCCCTAGTTAAAGCACTCTTCAACTCCTTAATAATGAACTTCAAATAATGTGGTCCTAAGAATACGGCAATTCTACCAAGGTGCTTTCTAACGGAATCTCTTAAGTTTTCAGATCTGGCTCTTAAGATTTGGCAAATATTAGTCAGCAAACCAGCTAGTTCTGAATTAATCTTACTCTGGGAACAACAGACAATAAACGATATCATAGCTTCCGAAATAGGAACTCTTATAACAACAGTATCTTCGTTTCTAACAGATAAAATCTTTTGCAACTTTGGAATAATTTCTAAAGTAATAAAACTGTcgattgtttcaatttttggATAATCAGCTGGTTTAGTGCTTGGTTCAATATTCCATTGTCTCATTGCACCGGACATGGACACGATCAGTAATATAGAATCTCttaatttttcatgttgttgtttAGCTTGTGCAGTATTCATTATGCTCACATATCTGGCTAAAATAGCCTTAAACTGGTTCCAACTAACATATTGTGCCAAATGTTTTATGGATGCAACCGTTTCGTTTGCCAAATTTCTGTACTTTTCTTCTGTCCAAAAAGCATAATGTTCAATAATTGGTAAAATATAGTGGGATATACTATTTGGGCTTAGTTTAGAGGCCAATTTGTTGATTAGTCTTAAGCCTTTCTGTCTTCTAAACACTTGTAAATGAATGATATCGTCGAAAAAGTCAGcttcttcgtcttcttcatcatagTTAAGCAGAACTGACTtcatatcttcaaattcagtGTAATATTTGACATTTTTAACAATATGACTTAGTATACgaacattttcaaatctcaCTAATTCgtgttttttctttaacCCAGTTTTAATTGTTGGGATGATCAActctttcatttgtttgatGTATTCAGCAGCTTCCGATTCACTTTTCAAAGTAATTGAATCAATGTAACGAGTAAAGGTATAACCAGCAGATGACCGTAAGGattgatcattttcatcattcaaaaagaaCATACAAGTGTAAAGGATAGGAATCCAATCTGTGGTATTCAATACAGAATAATCCTTTTCATTTAATTTGCTGAATGCTTGCAATCTTCTGTCATAATCAGGCTCTCTGAATCTCTTAGAATCATACGCATTGAGTTCAATGACAAGCTGACAAActttttccaattcagTGAATCTATTAGAAACTCCATAGAAGACTGTAGAAATAACATTCCTCATTTCAGATTGTTGACATGTACTGTACAGttttgaaatgtttgtaTATATAGGTAAAATATCATTGTAAGAACATTCATAATCTTCAACAAGCAAAGCTATCATTCTTACAATATCAACCTTCACAGGCATTTCAATCTGAGAAGTAGGTTTTCCTAGAGCCATAGTCAAGGAATCAAGTAAAACctttctattttcattatcagTGACGTACTCATTAGAAACAAACGACAACAAAACTTGGGTCGCAAAAGAATTAACTTCACTGCTGGAGCTATTTTCGAAAATCTTGACCAAACTATCCAAACATTCTGATATAACAATTGTCAGAAGCTCAATCAGTTGATCATCTTTGTGTGGGATATTGATTAAAGCTAAGATAAACTGCAATATCAAAACCAGGACAGGATCCTTTGCATTAGGGTTAGGCAAAATAGACATTAAAGCTTTCACTGGCAAGTAATCATCCTTATATAGGAAAAATAACTTAGTTGGCTCACACCATAATTGGGTCATGATCTTCATTAAGAAGGAAGGGCTGGATAAGTTCTCAACACCAAATTTATTCATCTTTGACTTAAGTAAGTTTTCGTAAATAATATCACCATAGGAAGTCCATTTGTAATCATCTCCCAGATATTGGAATAGGTGATACAAGAGTTTGAATCCACTTTTCCTACCATTTCTTGCTGACTTTTCAATCAAAGGATCTTCAAAGCCTTgtgcattttcaattgcatattcaacaatagACAAAGAATAAAGCAGGGGCTTGACAATGACTGATAGGCACTCACTGTGATTTTTACCGAGAGTTTCACACACTTCAAGATTCATATTGATAAAACCGTTGATGTGTGTTAATAATTTTCTGTTGATTCCATCCTTTCCTACAGTGcctgttttttcaaatgaacCGATCTTAAACTTCCAGAAGGTAAGACGCAGGAAATCGGTGATATATTCATCTTTTAAGTTATTCAAGGATTTAATTGCAGCGATCTTTCTACCAGCTTTGGTACTATTCGTCTTTAGGGTTTGTGCACGACCAAAAAGAATCCTCAAAACAAGGGGCATTAGCTCAGGAATGTCATTAGATTCAATTGtggatttttctttaccctgtaaaaataaaactattTCATCTCTAAAAAGGGTATCATCCaataagtttttcaaatgtttaGAGTATTTGTTGTATACCGAATTCTTGGTATTAAGCAGACAATCTAATGCTAGTTTCTGAACTTCAGTTTGTCTGTCCATTAACAAAGTTAGCAgtaaatcaacaattttctcaaatgaGTAAACCTTTTGCAAGTTGTTGAAACGGGCCAATAATCCAACCAAACCGTTCCTATCAGCCATGGTCCAACCATCAAGCAATGATCCCGTCTCTGCACTGCCAACATCATCCGCATCATCGTTAACTAGAAATGGAACCAAGTCTTTAAAGTTCTCCTCTGCAACAGATGGGATTTTATTTAATAATTTTATAACTTGGTACCTAACAAAATCAGTGGGCAAGCCATGCTTTCTTTTAGATTCAGATAATTCAATGATCGAATGATTAGCATCTTCATACTTGTGGAAAATATTTTCCTCAAAATTGGTCATCATAGTATGGAGCCTTGAATCTTGGGGTAGCCAGGTGGTAATATCggatttttcattgaagtTGTCAAACTCATAATCTAAATATATGTTTTCATGCATATTCTTATAATTCATCGAAATAAATTCATATGATAGTTTCCATACCAAATCAGAGATCTGATTGACAGTCTTTTGGACGAACTCTTGAACACCTTGCCAGGATGGGGAGAATTTGTTAGACAATTGaccaaaaagaaagtttGTGACTATCTGGTTGATCAAAGGAGATTGATTAGAATAATCTTGTGCTAGATTTCTGAATCGTAATGGCACATCTCTAGCATGTTGCAGAGTTAGTGGAATCTGTTCAATGGTACGGCATATCAAAACTGCGTCTGGAATTTCCTTCCCAGACTTATTAAAAATGCATATTATCAGATCCAAAGCTTTTTCTCTGGCTTCGTGggatgaagatttcaaaacaGTCGATAATGAGGAAATGATTGAGACTTTAGCagaatcaataaattttaAGGAATTTGGGTTGGATATGGTAGCTATTGAATTGATCAGTTTTTCAAGGTTTGTAATGAATAGTGTACTGTCTATAAGGATATCAATTTTAGAGAAACATATTTCAAGTACTTGGTAAACTTGTTCATCTGTAAGTTTTTGTTTATGTAATGCACCAATAGTAGCGCCGAAAACATCTAAAATAAAGAAGTCAGTGACCACAGTACAATTGTTTAGCAAGCTAAGGAAATGAATTAAAAGAGAAGCATCAAATTGGATAGAgcaattttgaagaatcagTAGTCTCCAATAGCTATTTATTAAAGAATCTTTATTCTTGATGCCATCGATTTCCTTaaaagatttcaaaatgaaagcTTTGAAGTCATTTGAGATAATAATATTGAAACCTGATGATGGGTCAATTAAGTTTTTATCATCCATTTTTGCTATAAAATAggcaatttctttgaaactATCCTTCCAATGTTGGGTTATAAAAGAAGTGACGCTATTTTTGGCCAATTGCAGGGTCCTCGCTTTGTTCATTTCAGTTGAAGTGTCAATGAATGATAGAAATGCAGCACCGTCATTTAGTTTAGTCATAACTTTGAGAATAATCACATGATATTTACTTAATGACAACATGTCTGCATTTCTTATAATTACTGAACACCAGGAAGCCATTgagttttgaaaatccagCTGATACTCGACAAATTCATTCTCTCTGTCTGCGCCCATCTCAACATCCTGCTGTCTCATTGATAGAGATGCATCATACAATATTTCCACAAATTTGAGTATATCACCCCACTCAGCAACTCGTTTACCCGATTCCGCAAAAGATAATGTAAGCAATATTTGGGCAATACATGTTAGAATCTTGAAGTTTAACTTGTCGTGCTTGTCCAATATATCCTTCAGAGCTATGATCAAGATATCGTATAACTGCGATGagttttctttggattcGGTATAGTCCAGTATATCCATAATAATATCAGACAACACGGCGGCAGATTTCGGATTCTCAATAGCACATTTTGCCAAGATTGGTAAGATTATCCCAGATTTCGAATGTAAGACACCAGAAGCACTCTTCAAAGATTCTGCAAACATAATGGTCAATGCCAAATGGTAAGAAGGGGAGTAATCATGAAGCAACTCTGGGGAGCTGAAGACATCCGACACAAGCGCTTGCAACGTGGAAACATTAGACTTTCTAATCAAGAATGAAAGAGCTTCAGATGCAAATCTAGTAACATagtctttatttttgacTGTTAAGAGAGGCAATAGGGATTTGAAGGTTGGTCTCAGGTCGGACGAGAGGATCTTAGAGagatatttgaaaatgtatGCAAGAGTATTGAAGATCATTTCTAGTGACTGTGGATCCTGTTGATTTAACGAAATTTCTCTGATAATCTCAAGTGCACGAGGATAATATTCCATAAAGTCGGGTCCTAAATCATGACAAAATTGAGAGAGTAGTTCTAAAGTTGGCTGTAGCGATAGGGGATCATTGTACATCAGAGTTTTGTCTAGCGCATGAAAAATGGTATCTTTATGGTACAATAATTGTGGTAAGCTCATGGTGATAGGCTCTACAACTTCGACTAACTCTTGGAAATTCTTGGATAAGTTCACCTCTCTCCAATGTTCTAATGTCGATAGAAAATGTGAGATTTCAGCATCATGAAATGCCTTTCTTTTGATATCTTTCAAAGGGTCAATTTTTATAGAGTCGACATGGTCTCTAAACGACTTATAAGACCACTTTCTGGAAGAGGCAGTCTTGCCTACTTTTTTAGCCATTTAAAGAGTTCTGCTGGTTCGATTGAAGTATTTAGAAGATAAAGAGAAGTCTATCAAAAACTATCAAAGATTTTTCATGAAgctgaaaaatatataactatatttttttttgtttctcttttcaaaaggcgcaaaaaattttataaTCAAAAAAAGTTAGAAATTTCTAAATTGGGAAAGTAtctgttatttttttttccgcGGATACATCCACATAAGTGGAAGAGGGATATGGGATGCAGGGTCGTACAGTAGCTgaacaaaggaaaacacTAGGGAGCGTTCACATAAATAAATCTTTCTGATAGTTTGTATACCAGTTATCTAGAGATATAAAGAGGCAGACGTGAATAAATAGTATGTCTGCGGATTCTACTGAAAGAACTGCGTTGTTATCGGACAATCCGTACGGGACGCCCGGTGTTCTAGAGAGTGAATTGCAATCTCAAGAGGGTAACAATCGAAGTGGTCCTACGAATGATGtgaatctgaagaaaaacaccTCTAGTAATATTTCCAAACTAGGGCCGAATATGGCACCACAAAGGACATCACGTACTATtcagaaattgaaattgctTCCCGAATCTCTTGACTACGAGACACCAAGTATTGAAGATGCGAAAGCAGGGAGTAGTAAGACCAGTGCTCTGAAACAGTATTCGTTgcagaaaatcaaagacaGAAACGCAAGAAAGGATGCAGAAAGGTTGGGTAAGAAACACAGATCCATGATGCCTCGAGTGACAGCTTATTGTACTGCTGGAAGTTATAAGATGAGAGATTTCATCAGGTGGTTAAAAGACAAGAGGAGGTTACATTCCACTGCACCTAAACTATTTGACGAATGCATTTATACACCCTTTATGTTTAAGGATTGGAGGAGGGCCAGAAGTGGTAGCACGTCGAGTACCAAATCGAACGAGGCAGCAACGAATAGCAGAAAAAATCGGTTTCAGTTAGATGATGAAGGTGGGGTTATTGATGTTGGTAGGAGATCCACtgatttatttatatttgagTATGGAGTCATTGTGATGTGGGGGTTTACGAAACGGGAGGAACGAATGTTATTGATTGAATTGGCCAAATTTGAGAATGAAAAGCTATCAGACGAGGATGTTCAAAAGGAGGAATTCAATTATTATATTACACAAAGCTACCAACCTAGGATTTATAACGATTTCATTACGTTAAGGGATGATAGTAATCACATGCTTAAGTTGAGTATATCGTATGCGATTTCACAGAGtgtgaaaatatcattgtTTGAGGAGTTGGTAGATAATACCATTGAAGATACGCAAGATATTCCGCAACAGATTTCACAAACGGGTAAGGTTAAAATGACGAGAGAGGAGATTATGAAAAGTATTGGTGAGTTGTTTATCTTACGAATAAATATCAATTTACATGGTTCAATACTTGATTCGCCAGAGTTGATGTG
The Pichia kudriavzevii chromosome 2, complete sequence DNA segment above includes these coding regions:
- a CDS encoding uncharacterized protein (PKUD0B02330; similar to Saccharomyces cerevisiae YBL004W (UTP20); ancestral locus Anc_3.211) — protein: MAKKVGKTASSRKWSYKSFRDHVDSIKIDPLKDIKRKAFHDAEISHFLSTLEHWREVNLSKNFQELVEVVEPITMSLPQLLYHKDTIFHALDKTLMYNDPLSLQPTLELLSQFCHDLGPDFMEYYPRALEIIREISLNQQDPQSLEMIFNTLAYIFKYLSKILSSDLRPTFKSLLPLLTVKNKDYVTRFASEALSFLIRKSNVSTLQALVSDVFSSPELLHDYSPSYHLALTIMFAESLKSASGVLHSKSGIILPILAKCAIENPKSAAVLSDIIMDILDYTESKENSSQLYDILIIALKDILDKHDKLNFKILTCIAQILLTLSFAESGKRVAEWGDILKFVEILYDASLSMRQQDVEMGADRENEFVEYQLDFQNSMASWCSVIIRNADMLSLSKYHVIILKVMTKLNDGAAFLSFIDTSTEMNKARTLQLAKNSVTSFITQHWKDSFKEIAYFIAKMDDKNLIDPSSGFNIIISNDFKAFILKSFKEIDGIKNKDSLINSYWRLLILQNCSIQFDASLLIHFLSLLNNCTVVTDFFILDVFGATIGALHKQKLTDEQVYQVLEICFSKIDILIDSTLFITNLEKLINSIATISNPNSLKFIDSAKVSIISSLSTVLKSSSHEAREKALDLIICIFNKSGKEIPDAVLICRTIEQIPLTLQHARDVPLRFRNLAQDYSNQSPLINQIVTNFLFGQLSNKFSPSWQGVQEFVQKTVNQISDLVWKLSYEFISMNYKNMHENIYLDYEFDNFNEKSDITTWLPQDSRLHTMMTNFEENIFHKYEDANHSIIELSESKRKHGLPTDFVRYQVIKLLNKIPSVAEENFKDLVPFLVNDDADDVGSAETGSLLDGWTMADRNGLVGLLARFNNLQKVYSFEKIVDLLLTLLMDRQTEVQKLALDCLLNTKNSVYNKYSKHLKNLLDDTLFRDEIVLFLQGKEKSTIESNDIPELMPLVLRILFGRAQTLKTNSTKAGRKIAAIKSLNNLKDEYITDFLRLTFWKFKIGSFEKTGTVGKDGINRKLLTHINGFINMNLEVCETLGKNHSECLSVIVKPLLYSLSIVEYAIENAQGFEDPLIEKSARNGRKSGFKLLYHLFQYLGDDYKWTSYGDIIYENLLKSKMNKFGVENLSSPSFLMKIMTQLWCEPTKLFFLYKDDYLPVKALMSILPNPNAKDPVLVLILQFILALINIPHKDDQLIELLTIVISECLDSLVKIFENSSSSEVNSFATQVLLSFVSNEYVTDNENRKVLLDSLTMALGKPTSQIEMPVKVDIVRMIALLVEDYECSYNDILPIYTNISKLYSTCQQSEMRNVISTVFYGVSNRFTELEKVCQLVIELNAYDSKRFREPDYDRRLQAFSKLNEKDYSVLNTTDWIPILYTCMFFLNDENDQSLRSSAGYTFTRYIDSITLKSESEAAEYIKQMKELIIPTIKTGLKKKHELVRFENVRILSHIVKNVKYYTEFEDMKSVLLNYDEEDEEADFFDDIIHLQVFRRQKGLRLINKLASKLSPNSISHYILPIIEHYAFWTEEKYRNLANETVASIKHLAQYVSWNQFKAILARYVSIMNTAQAKQQHEKLRDSILLIVSMSGAMRQWNIEPSTKPADYPKIETIDSFITLEIIPKLQKILSVRNEDTVVIRVPISEAMISFIVCCSQSKINSELAGLLTNICQILRARSENLRDSVRKHLGRIAVFLGPHYLKFIIKELKSALTRGPQIHILSFTIHHILTIMSPYLVHGSLGDSVEMIMASIMNDIFGEASEEKEASGYSNKAKEIKHNKSFDTGELISANIFLKDFNYLLTPVKYLLNERLSLKSQTKLEQLMKRFSHGLNRNEEGSSTDILVLCNEIYIQANDIIESRKHKKETDVDEKTSRFLVQLDARPQKTQMEYSLYITTLKQFAFDLLRTAISKHESLFKAAYLAPFVPQLQESLSSESEGVVISSLKVMTMLVRLEFSPDVDSKFTDAANDVLKILQDMPSTNNDICQFCLKFLSNVIRFKNDLELRDTAISYILKKVEPDLDSPERQATAFGFLKSILFKRIMIPEVYDCMDVVSKLMVTSTTSEIRQVARSVFYTFLMEYDQSRGRLEKQFKLIINNLKYPAYAGRLSVMELILTIVKKASKELLGRLATSFFISLANVSITDDNPSCRESATEILGVLFKRLHESDMDMEFVKKYTSSWLNQNKKPLLVRCGLNVYKVILSTLDFPFNEALDNQVAERIIKTLNAAKRSDDESESDDEAADSAVEVEWQMVYSCLTVFETLSGKTNTFGNKYEKLWSDIINAMLYPHSWVRLSSSRLIFKLLKQVVDKNNESFEFEVSDSTIQTIAYRTFRQLGAPDISENLALQATANLVYISKKWDREETKFINIKKEQKQEGRDEDEDENESPDKQRKFKSAFDWALNRSAAILKNDSRDYNDMLVTKRAIISYCEFLTTFLSEEKLKEALSETLLIPLLHISEADLVDGEDDEKALPNLATACLEKLSKKIGISDYNILLSAAMKTIQHRRYERKTRRAQLALNNPEVYAKRKLKKHAHEREKRRNNKDENGYYKAKRRRM
- a CDS encoding uncharacterized protein (PKUD0B02340; similar to Saccharomyces cerevisiae YDL001W (RMD1); ancestral locus Anc_3.209); the protein is MSADSTERTALLSDNPYGTPGVLESELQSQEGNNRSGPTNDVNLKKNTSSNISKLGPNMAPQRTSRTIQKLKLLPESLDYETPSIEDAKAGSSKTSALKQYSLQKIKDRNARKDAERLGKKHRSMMPRVTAYCTAGSYKMRDFIRWLKDKRRLHSTAPKLFDECIYTPFMFKDWRRARSGSTSSTKSNEAATNSRKNRFQLDDEGGVIDVGRRSTDLFIFEYGVIVMWGFTKREERMLLIELAKFENEKLSDEDVQKEEFNYYITQSYQPRIYNDFITLRDDSNHMLKLSISYAISQSVKISLFEELVDNTIEDTQDIPQQISQTGKVKMTREEIMKSIGELFILRININLHGSILDSPELMWSEPELEPIYQATRGYLEINQRVALLNQRLEIISDLLQMLKEQLGHNNDEQLELTVILLIGAEVLVSLINIIVDLYSQRNT